Proteins encoded in a region of the Rutidosis leptorrhynchoides isolate AG116_Rl617_1_P2 chromosome 9, CSIRO_AGI_Rlap_v1, whole genome shotgun sequence genome:
- the LOC139868207 gene encoding uncharacterized protein has protein sequence MRQLAYGTIADMFDEYLQMVEGTSILCLNSFCKCVLELYVNEYLSKPTSSDRARLYSTHEEKHGCRGMLGSIDCMLWKWKNCPNAWKGQYTIGHQGHPTIVFEAVASYDTWIWHAFFGVACANNDVNVLNQYSLFDDIKNGNAPFAPFTINGNEYTNGYYLADCIYPYWSTLMKAYSTPTDEPRTKFKRFQESACKDVERTFDILQGRFHILQMAGRPHTVNKLRRILYCFVLLHNMIVEDNGFNISWLEEELLRTNEANPKYVRNRSRSRDVREHEIRDRNIHNQLRNDLTEHIWGLPPNLEV, from the coding sequence ATGCGTCAATTGGCTTACGGTACAATAGCGGACATGTTTGACGAATACTTACAAATGGTTGAAGGTACATCAATTCTCTGTCTCAATAGCTTTTGTAAATGTGTTTTAGAATTGTATGTTAATGAATATTTGAGTAAACCAACGAGTAGCGATAGAGCTCGTTTGTATAGCACGCACGAAGAAAAACATGGGTGTAGGGGAATGCTTGGAAGCATTGACTGCATGCTTTGGAAGTGGAAGAATTGTCCAAATGCTTGGAAAGGGCAATATACTATTGGTCATCAAGGACACCCGACCATAGTTTTTGAAGCAGTTGCTTCATATGATACATGGATTTGGCATGCATTCTTCGGTGTCGCATGTGCAAACAACGATGTTAATGTTTTGAATCAATATTCGCTGTTTGATGACATTAAGAATGGAAATGCACCATTTGCTCCATTTACTATAAATGGAAATGAATACACAAATGGTTATTATTTAGCGGACTGTATTTATCCATATTGGTCAACGTTGATGAAGGCATATTCGACCCCAACCGACGAGCCACGTACAAAATTTAAAAGATTTCAAGAAAGTGCATGTAAAGATGTCGAAAGAACATTCGATATTCTTCAAGGTAGATTCCATATTTTACAAATGGCTGGTCGACCACACACCGTCAACAAGTTGAGGCGGATATTGTATTGTTTTGTGCTCTTACACAACATGATAGTCGAGGATAATGGCTTCAACATTTCATGGCTAGAGGAAGAATTACTTAGGACTAATGAAGCTAATCCTAAATATGTAAGAAATCGATCTAGAAGTCGTGATGTAAGAGAACATGAAATACGAGATAGAAACATTCATAACCAACTTCGAAATGATCTCACTGAACACATTTGGGGCCTTCCACCAAATTTAGAAGTTTAA